In Gigantopelta aegis isolate Gae_Host chromosome 6, Gae_host_genome, whole genome shotgun sequence, the following are encoded in one genomic region:
- the LOC121374780 gene encoding cell number regulator 3-like, producing the protein MAEWMHSLFGCFDNIGICIVAYFVPCYTFGKNAEAVGDSCLLCGIAYFVPLLNIFAAVSIREKIRNQKGIDGSCLGDFFSIIFCPLCSLVQEAQEIQGYGPMSMVRQ; encoded by the coding sequence ATGGCCGAATGGATGCATAGTTTGTTTGGATGTTTTGACAATATCGGAATATGTATCGTTGCTTATTTCGTCCCGTGCTACACGTTTGGCAAAAACGCCGAGGCGGTTGGCGATAGTTGCTTACTGTGTGGAATCGCTTACTTCGTTCCCCTTCTGAATATTTTCGCTGCTGTTAGCATCAGGGAAAAGATCAGGAACCAGAAAGGGATAGATGGAAGCTGTCTGGGCGACTTTTTCTCCATCATCTTCTGTCCTCTGTGCTCGCTCGTTCAAGAGGCTCAGGAGATCCAGGGATATGGTCCCATGTCCATGGTGCGGCAGTAA